One Candidatus Zixiibacteriota bacterium genomic window carries:
- a CDS encoding riboflavin synthase, whose amino-acid sequence MFTGIILDVGTIRQSTPHGDNRRFTIATGLADQIAIGDSVAISGVCLTAESVSPRPGEFTVTAVAETLNKSKLGQSTVSDRVNLELALRPSDRLGGHIVQGHVDALGRCLAITPAAGSWIAAFSFPAEFAELVVEKGSITIDGVSLTVYEVTRTGFKVSIIPHTWHATTLGDLRPGSAVNLEFDLIAKFIQRRRELGESALTAERMRQYGY is encoded by the coding sequence ATGTTCACCGGAATCATCCTTGATGTCGGCACGATCCGGCAGAGCACACCGCACGGCGACAATCGCCGCTTCACGATCGCGACTGGACTGGCCGATCAGATCGCGATCGGCGATTCGGTGGCGATTTCCGGCGTCTGCCTGACAGCCGAGTCGGTGTCGCCTCGGCCGGGCGAGTTCACTGTCACGGCCGTCGCCGAGACTTTGAACAAGAGCAAGCTGGGTCAATCGACGGTCAGCGACCGCGTCAATCTGGAACTGGCACTGCGGCCAAGCGACCGGCTCGGTGGACATATCGTGCAAGGGCACGTCGATGCCCTCGGGCGCTGCCTTGCGATTACACCGGCCGCCGGCAGCTGGATCGCAGCGTTCTCCTTTCCAGCGGAATTCGCGGAACTCGTAGTCGAAAAAGGCTCAATTACGATCGACGGCGTTAGCCTGACCGTCTACGAAGTAACTCGCACCGGCTTCAAAGTCAGCATCATCCCGCACACCTGGCACGCGACAACCTTGGGCGATTTGCGACCCGGGAGCGCGGTGAATCTGGAATTCGATTTGATCGCGAAATTCATCCAGCGGCGGCGCGAACTCGGCGAGAGCGCGCTCACCGCAGAAAGGATGCGGCAATATGGCTATTGA
- a CDS encoding CDP-alcohol phosphatidyltransferase family protein encodes MSTLSSWANRVTIARIGLVFWLVFLVYDSNLWARLLAALLAIVVIVGDWLDGYLARRLHESTQLGSVLDIAGDRIIETVLWIVLADLELVPVWIPIAVTSRAILTDSIRNYLLKFGFTAFGETTMMRSALGRFLTGSPIMRTGYAILKAFTFSWLLLISACDRLWHELPFLTERFISTSYLVGYIAAIVTAIVCIARGIPPIVEGAKRISEMDQQKA; translated from the coding sequence ATGTCAACTCTCTCCTCCTGGGCCAACCGCGTGACGATCGCGCGCATTGGATTGGTCTTCTGGCTCGTGTTTCTCGTTTACGACAGCAATCTCTGGGCACGCTTGCTGGCGGCGTTGCTGGCCATTGTCGTTATCGTCGGCGACTGGCTGGACGGGTATCTGGCGCGACGGTTGCACGAGTCGACACAGCTGGGCAGCGTGCTCGATATCGCCGGCGACCGCATTATCGAGACGGTGCTCTGGATTGTGCTCGCCGATCTGGAACTGGTGCCGGTCTGGATACCGATCGCGGTGACGTCGCGGGCGATCCTGACCGACTCAATTCGCAATTATCTGCTCAAGTTCGGCTTCACGGCCTTTGGCGAGACGACGATGATGCGCTCCGCGCTCGGCCGTTTTCTGACCGGCTCGCCAATCATGCGCACCGGGTATGCGATCTTGAAAGCCTTCACCTTCAGTTGGCTGCTATTGATTTCTGCTTGTGACCGACTATGGCACGAACTCCCTTTTCTCACCGAGCGCTTCATCAGTACCAGCTATCTGGTCGGCTATATTGCCGCGATCGTGACGGCGATTGTCTGCATCGCCCGGGGGATTCCGCCGATAGTAGAAGGTGCCAAGCGGATCAGCGAGATGGATCAACAGAAGGCGTGA
- a CDS encoding bifunctional 3,4-dihydroxy-2-butanone-4-phosphate synthase/GTP cyclohydrolase II — MFDSVAEAINEIRAGKIIIVVDDEDRENEGDFVMAADRATPEAINFMVTHGRGLLCVTLTRPTIERLKLAPMTHENTALLGTRFTVSVDARRGTTTGISAFDRAETIRQIMDDRCQADDLARPGHVFPIEALPGGVLARAGHSEASVDLARLAGLKPAGVLCEIMAADGSMARVDELRALADKFNLKLITIKDLIAYRHVHENLVHRVVDVDFPTEHGEFRLHLYRSDIDDHHHLALVKGDIRGKENVLVRVHSQCLTGDVFGSCRCDCGGQLRSAMEMINREGQGVLLYMRQEGRGIGLANKILAYSLQDQGRDTVEANNDLGFKDDLRDYGIGAQILADLGLSTIRLVTNNPRKIIGLEGYGLKVTERISSEVPPTKHNQRYLETKRDKLGHLLGLIK, encoded by the coding sequence CTGTTTGATTCGGTTGCGGAAGCGATCAATGAGATTCGCGCCGGCAAAATCATCATCGTGGTTGACGACGAGGATCGCGAGAACGAGGGTGACTTCGTCATGGCCGCGGATCGGGCGACGCCGGAGGCAATCAACTTCATGGTCACCCACGGGCGCGGGCTGTTGTGCGTAACCTTGACGCGACCGACGATCGAGCGGCTCAAACTGGCGCCGATGACCCACGAAAACACCGCGCTCCTCGGCACGCGTTTCACGGTCAGCGTCGACGCCCGGCGCGGCACCACCACCGGAATCTCGGCCTTCGACCGCGCCGAGACCATCCGCCAAATCATGGATGACCGCTGTCAGGCGGATGACCTGGCGCGGCCGGGGCACGTCTTTCCGATTGAGGCTCTGCCCGGCGGCGTGCTGGCGCGGGCGGGACACTCGGAGGCGTCGGTGGATCTGGCCCGGCTGGCGGGACTCAAGCCGGCCGGCGTGCTCTGCGAGATCATGGCCGCCGACGGCTCGATGGCGCGCGTCGACGAACTGCGCGCGCTTGCGGACAAGTTCAACCTCAAGCTAATCACGATAAAAGACCTGATCGCCTACCGCCACGTGCACGAAAATCTGGTGCACCGGGTCGTCGACGTTGATTTTCCGACGGAGCATGGTGAGTTTCGACTGCATCTCTATCGCTCCGACATCGATGACCACCACCATCTGGCGCTGGTCAAGGGCGACATTCGCGGCAAGGAGAACGTGCTCGTGCGGGTCCATTCGCAGTGCCTTACCGGCGATGTCTTCGGCTCCTGCCGCTGCGATTGCGGCGGGCAACTGCGTAGCGCGATGGAAATGATCAATCGCGAAGGTCAGGGCGTCCTGCTCTACATGCGTCAGGAGGGTCGCGGGATCGGCCTGGCCAACAAGATCCTCGCCTACAGCCTGCAAGACCAGGGCCGCGATACCGTTGAAGCGAACAACGATCTGGGATTCAAGGATGACCTGCGCGATTACGGGATCGGCGCGCAGATCTTGGCGGATTTGGGACTGTCGACGATCCGGCTGGTTACCAACAATCCACGCAAGATCATCGGTCTGGAGGGCTACGGGCTGAAGGTGACCGAGCGGATT
- the ribD gene encoding bifunctional diaminohydroxyphosphoribosylaminopyrimidine deaminase/5-amino-6-(5-phosphoribosylamino)uracil reductase RibD, whose product MSSVEYMQRALALAEKGRGETRTNPLVGAVIVKDGRIIAEGFHRAFGADHAEVDALQRAIEPAQGAALYVNLEPCAHFGKTPPCVEAIRQAGIARVIAAMTDPNPQVNGAGMQKLREAGIEVTLGVCEEEARRLNAPYLKYIRTGLPFVTLKIAQTLDGKIADNAGNSKWISSEASRRRVHELRVHHDAVLVGANTVRLDNPELTSHGLGRDPLRLVVAGHDGIGANAKIVAGALAERTILCTPKSGNAAQGETQNLWQIRGADGQVDLRELLLQAASNGVASILVEGGQSIFSQFIESKLVDKFLIVVAPKLLGDGLNSVQFVTERSIAAALNLEILNISLLDGDVWIEAFPRD is encoded by the coding sequence ATGTCATCTGTCGAGTACATGCAACGGGCACTGGCGCTGGCGGAAAAAGGGCGGGGCGAGACACGCACCAATCCTTTGGTGGGTGCCGTGATCGTCAAGGACGGCCGAATCATCGCGGAAGGTTTCCATCGCGCGTTTGGGGCCGATCACGCCGAAGTGGACGCACTGCAGCGGGCCATCGAACCGGCGCAGGGCGCGGCGTTGTACGTCAATCTCGAACCGTGCGCCCATTTCGGCAAAACGCCGCCGTGTGTCGAGGCCATTCGGCAGGCGGGAATTGCGCGCGTGATCGCGGCGATGACCGACCCTAATCCGCAGGTAAACGGCGCCGGTATGCAGAAACTGCGAGAAGCGGGCATCGAAGTTACGCTCGGTGTCTGCGAAGAAGAAGCGCGCAGGCTGAACGCACCCTATCTGAAATATATCCGGACCGGGCTGCCCTTCGTTACGCTCAAGATTGCGCAAACCCTGGACGGCAAAATCGCCGACAACGCCGGCAATTCGAAATGGATCAGTTCGGAAGCCTCGCGGCGCCGCGTGCATGAGTTGCGCGTCCATCACGACGCCGTCCTCGTCGGCGCCAACACGGTGCGCCTTGACAATCCGGAACTGACATCCCACGGGCTCGGTCGCGATCCACTCCGGCTCGTCGTGGCAGGGCACGATGGCATCGGCGCGAACGCAAAGATTGTGGCAGGCGCTCTTGCCGAGCGAACGATACTGTGCACTCCGAAGTCCGGAAATGCGGCACAAGGTGAAACGCAAAATCTCTGGCAAATCCGCGGCGCCGACGGACAGGTCGATCTTCGCGAACTTCTGCTTCAGGCAGCTTCAAATGGCGTGGCCAGCATTCTGGTTGAGGGCGGTCAGAGTATCTTCAGCCAGTTTATCGAATCGAAGTTAGTGGACAAGTTCCTGATTGTTGTGGCGCCGAAACTGCTGGGCGACGGGCTCAACTCCGTCCAGTTTGTGACTGAGCGCAGCATCGCCGCCGCCCTGAATCTGGAAATTCTCAACATCTCGCTGCTTGACGGCGATGTATGGATCGAGGCGTTCCCGCGGGACTAA